The Lactobacillus sp. CBA3605 genome contains a region encoding:
- a CDS encoding Tex family protein, with protein sequence MDNEILKLVEQTLTDFKPQQIKAVLSLMTEGNTVPFIARYRKERTGDLDEVEIRAIKENYDRLASLESRKADVIKLISEQQQLTPVLKAAIMKADKLQTVEDLYLPYKQKRRTKATIAKEAGLEPLAAWLLQFPQGDVDQQAQQYVTAAVSDTTAALAGAHEILAEAFGDNANLRNWIRNETRNHGDLVVQVKPKGKALDEQGVYQQYYDFTSPVKQLVSYRVLAINRGEHEKVLRVNLQVDPTAIERYCHFRFIGQHQGPTVALIEAAYQDAYKRFIAPAIERELRHELTATADQQAINVFGDNLYHLLMQAPLKGRVVLGFDPAYRTGCKLAVMDANGKFLDKLVIYPHKPAPMAKRDAATAEFTAFIEKYQVEMIAIGNGTASRESEEFVATILKTLQRPVYYVIVNEAGASVYSASDNARAEFPDLHVEQRSAISIGRRLQDPLAELIKIDPKSVGVGQYQHDVPQKALSAQLDVVIETAVNQVGVNLNTASAELLTHISGLSKTIAQNIVAYRDENGEFSSRPQLKKVPRLGPKAYEQAVGFLRIIAGKTIFDNTDIHPESYPAAKALLQAADLATQDVGTAKAQQLAQVDLTQVASTTEVGTLTLQDISRSLQKPGRDVRETMPAPLLRQDVLKMSDLKPGMQLQGTVRNVVDFGAFVDIGVKQDGLVHISKLTTKFLKDPRRVVAVGDIVTVWVDEVDEQRQRIALTMIAPTEVEHD encoded by the coding sequence ATGGATAATGAAATTTTAAAGTTGGTTGAACAAACGCTAACTGATTTTAAACCGCAACAAATTAAAGCGGTGCTAAGCTTAATGACTGAAGGCAATACTGTGCCATTTATTGCACGATATCGGAAAGAACGTACTGGTGATCTGGACGAAGTCGAAATTCGGGCGATTAAGGAAAACTATGATCGGTTGGCTAGCTTGGAAAGTCGTAAGGCTGATGTAATCAAGCTGATTTCTGAACAACAACAGTTAACCCCAGTGCTAAAAGCTGCGATTATGAAGGCTGATAAGCTACAAACAGTTGAAGATTTATATTTGCCTTATAAGCAAAAACGGCGGACTAAAGCGACAATTGCCAAAGAAGCAGGGCTAGAACCGTTAGCTGCTTGGTTGCTTCAGTTCCCGCAAGGCGATGTTGACCAACAGGCGCAACAGTATGTGACAGCGGCCGTCTCAGACACTACCGCCGCCTTAGCTGGGGCCCATGAAATTTTGGCCGAAGCTTTCGGCGATAATGCGAATTTACGCAATTGGATTCGCAATGAGACGCGCAATCATGGTGACTTGGTGGTCCAGGTGAAGCCCAAAGGGAAAGCCTTAGATGAACAGGGCGTTTACCAACAATATTATGACTTTACAAGTCCCGTGAAACAGCTTGTTTCGTATCGGGTCTTAGCGATTAATCGGGGCGAGCATGAAAAGGTGTTACGGGTTAATTTGCAAGTCGATCCAACCGCAATTGAACGGTATTGTCATTTTCGTTTTATCGGCCAACATCAAGGCCCGACCGTTGCTCTGATTGAAGCGGCGTATCAAGATGCCTATAAACGTTTTATTGCACCGGCCATTGAACGTGAATTGCGGCATGAATTGACGGCGACGGCTGATCAACAGGCCATCAATGTGTTTGGCGATAATCTTTACCACTTACTAATGCAAGCGCCGTTAAAAGGCCGAGTCGTATTAGGTTTTGATCCCGCTTATCGGACGGGCTGTAAGCTGGCTGTGATGGATGCGAATGGTAAATTTCTGGATAAGCTCGTCATTTATCCGCATAAGCCGGCGCCAATGGCGAAACGCGATGCGGCCACCGCAGAATTTACGGCCTTCATTGAAAAGTATCAGGTTGAAATGATTGCGATTGGTAACGGTACGGCTTCACGCGAATCGGAAGAATTCGTGGCAACGATTTTGAAAACCTTGCAGCGACCGGTGTATTACGTGATTGTTAATGAAGCGGGGGCCTCGGTCTATTCAGCTAGTGATAATGCGCGGGCCGAATTTCCAGACTTACACGTTGAACAACGCAGTGCCATTAGTATTGGTCGGCGGTTGCAAGATCCCTTGGCGGAACTCATTAAGATTGATCCGAAATCTGTGGGGGTTGGTCAGTATCAACATGATGTGCCGCAAAAAGCGTTGTCGGCCCAATTAGATGTCGTGATTGAAACAGCGGTTAACCAAGTTGGGGTGAACTTGAATACAGCCAGTGCCGAATTATTGACCCATATCTCCGGGCTATCGAAGACGATTGCACAAAATATTGTCGCTTATCGGGATGAAAATGGGGAGTTCAGTAGTCGGCCACAATTGAAGAAAGTGCCACGGTTAGGACCTAAAGCTTATGAACAGGCAGTGGGTTTCTTACGTATCATTGCGGGTAAGACTATTTTTGATAATACTGATATTCATCCAGAAAGTTATCCAGCGGCGAAGGCCCTGTTACAAGCGGCCGACTTAGCGACTCAAGATGTTGGGACGGCGAAGGCGCAACAATTAGCGCAGGTAGATTTGACGCAAGTTGCATCGACAACTGAGGTCGGGACGTTAACCTTGCAAGATATTAGTCGGAGTTTGCAAAAACCAGGACGGGATGTGCGTGAGACGATGCCAGCGCCATTATTGCGACAGGATGTCTTAAAAATGAGTGATTTAAAACCCGGGATGCAGTTACAGGGAACGGTTCGCAATGTGGTTGATTTCGGAGCATTTGTTGACATTGGTGTTAAACAAGATGGTTTGGTGCACATTTCTAAGTTAACGACTAAGTTTTTGAAAGATCCCCGGCGAGTTGTTGCCGTGGGCGATATTGTGACGGTCTGGGTCGATGAAGTGGATGAGCAACGCCAACGGATCGCATTGACAATGATTGCACCCACTGAGGTTGAGCATGACTGA
- a CDS encoding SprT family protein: MTDSQLQQLVEQISDHDFHRSFQHRAFFNTRLRSTGGRYQLASHNIDINPKMLTDFDEATLIGVIKHELCHYHLHLARQGYQHRDRSFKQLLAQVHGSRYAPKPKQTTTLAYRYTYRCQRCGQVYHRKRRMNLNRYACGRCQGPIKLV; encoded by the coding sequence ATGACTGACTCGCAACTCCAACAGTTAGTTGAACAGATTTCGGACCATGATTTTCACCGGTCCTTTCAGCATCGGGCATTTTTTAATACGCGTTTACGATCTACTGGTGGTCGTTATCAATTGGCTAGTCATAACATTGATATTAATCCAAAAATGTTGACCGATTTTGACGAAGCAACGTTGATTGGTGTGATTAAACATGAGCTGTGTCATTATCATTTGCATCTGGCACGGCAAGGCTATCAACATCGCGACCGAAGCTTTAAACAGCTATTAGCCCAAGTACACGGTTCACGGTATGCGCCTAAGCCCAAGCAAACGACGACCTTGGCCTATCGATATACGTATCGGTGCCAACGTTGTGGGCAAGTCTATCACCGGAAACGGCGAATGAATCTGAACCGCTATGCTTGTGGTCGTTGTCAGGGACCGATTAAGTTAGTGTGA
- a CDS encoding homoserine dehydrogenase, with protein sequence METIKIGIVGLGTVGTGVVKMLQAHQAKISEITGRKLELACVVVHNLNNHQQAELGTVRLTDQIETLIDDPEIQIMVEVMGSIHPAKEYITRALQAGKHVVTANKDLIAQYGRELVQIARENHRDLFYEASVAGGIPILRTIDNSFAADKIQRVMGIVNGTTNYIMTQMLTKNWSYQQALASAQTLGFAEKDPTNDVEGLDAAYKMIILTQFAFGMSLSLSQVKVQGITKISPEDIAEAHQLGYTIKLLGIAEELDDRIAVSVGPVLVSDQHPLATVQNENNAVMVTGTAVGDTMFYGPGAGELPTANSVLSDITTVTKNIALNTTGNTFNSYRQETNLAAPVDVIYPHFIALKMRDLPGMMMRLTEIMTRAQVSFSQIIQNQLGDGNARVVIITHAMNDQQLAAVTTAIGEQPNMQLLARYKVLKNE encoded by the coding sequence ATGGAAACAATCAAAATTGGTATTGTCGGTCTAGGAACAGTTGGGACTGGCGTGGTCAAAATGTTACAAGCACATCAAGCAAAAATTTCAGAGATTACTGGTCGCAAGCTCGAATTAGCTTGTGTTGTCGTGCATAACTTGAACAATCATCAACAGGCCGAACTTGGCACTGTCCGATTGACCGATCAAATTGAGACCTTGATCGATGATCCCGAGATTCAAATTATGGTTGAAGTCATGGGATCAATCCATCCAGCCAAAGAATACATCACCCGCGCACTACAAGCAGGCAAACATGTGGTGACTGCTAATAAGGATTTGATTGCGCAGTACGGACGCGAATTGGTTCAAATTGCGCGTGAAAATCATCGTGATCTTTTCTATGAAGCGAGTGTTGCTGGGGGGATTCCGATTTTACGGACGATTGATAATAGTTTTGCGGCGGATAAGATTCAGCGGGTAATGGGAATTGTCAATGGGACGACTAACTATATCATGACACAAATGTTAACTAAAAACTGGTCGTATCAACAAGCCTTAGCGAGTGCGCAGACATTGGGGTTTGCTGAAAAGGATCCAACGAATGACGTTGAAGGCTTGGATGCGGCGTATAAAATGATCATTTTGACACAATTCGCTTTTGGGATGAGTTTATCGCTATCCCAAGTTAAGGTACAAGGGATTACTAAAATTAGTCCGGAAGACATTGCCGAAGCGCATCAACTGGGCTATACCATCAAGTTATTAGGGATTGCTGAAGAACTGGATGATCGGATTGCGGTATCGGTCGGACCAGTACTGGTCTCAGATCAGCATCCATTAGCGACGGTACAAAATGAAAATAATGCCGTTATGGTGACTGGGACGGCCGTGGGAGATACGATGTTTTATGGCCCCGGTGCCGGCGAATTACCGACGGCTAACAGTGTTTTAAGTGATATCACGACGGTCACTAAAAATATTGCCTTGAACACGACGGGGAATACGTTTAATTCTTACCGACAAGAGACAAATTTAGCGGCCCCTGTTGACGTTATTTATCCACATTTTATTGCACTGAAAATGCGTGATTTACCTGGGATGATGATGCGGTTGACTGAAATTATGACCCGAGCTCAAGTTTCCTTTAGTCAGATTATTCAAAATCAATTAGGGGACGGTAATGCGCGGGTGGTGATCATCACACATGCCATGAATGATCAACAATTGGCGGCTGTTACCACGGCAATTGGCGAACAACCTAACATGCAATTGTTAGCCCGTTATAAAGTTTTGAAAAATGAGTAG
- the thrB gene encoding homoserine kinase, translating to MLTISVPATSANLGPGFDSIGLALDLQLTLTVVAPSATWQVSHPFGAAVPTDATNLIVKTALTLAPDLPPQHLKVQSAIPLARGLGSSSTAIVAGLALANALMPEPVATVELLQLSTQLEGHPDNVAPAILGGLVVATAVHQQVQAVQLPTPTWFASVYVPNEPLLTVASRAALPTDLAYTQAITGSSVANTLVAALAMKNWSLALQLLEADQFHEQYRAQLVPALAIVRQTAHALGIVGTYLSGAGPTIVTLGQRADLVRLQQQLQQNATLTGQYYLLPIDATGVKINKF from the coding sequence ATGTTAACAATTTCAGTACCAGCGACTTCCGCCAATCTTGGACCGGGGTTTGATTCGATTGGTTTGGCTTTAGATTTACAACTAACGTTGACTGTTGTGGCGCCAAGTGCGACGTGGCAGGTCAGTCATCCGTTTGGGGCGGCCGTCCCAACGGATGCGACGAATTTAATCGTTAAAACGGCGTTAACTTTAGCACCAGATTTACCGCCACAACACCTGAAAGTCCAATCAGCGATACCGTTAGCCCGCGGGTTAGGGAGTAGTTCGACAGCAATTGTGGCCGGCTTAGCTTTAGCTAATGCTTTAATGCCTGAGCCAGTCGCTACGGTTGAACTACTACAGTTGTCGACACAGTTAGAAGGGCATCCAGATAATGTAGCGCCGGCAATTCTCGGTGGCTTGGTGGTGGCAACCGCAGTCCATCAGCAAGTTCAAGCGGTGCAATTGCCAACACCAACTTGGTTTGCCAGTGTGTATGTGCCGAATGAACCTTTGTTGACGGTGGCGAGCCGGGCCGCGTTACCAACAGACTTAGCGTATACGCAAGCAATTACGGGGAGCAGCGTTGCAAATACCTTAGTCGCCGCTTTAGCCATGAAAAATTGGTCATTAGCATTACAGCTATTAGAAGCGGATCAATTCCATGAACAGTACCGAGCACAGTTAGTACCAGCATTAGCCATCGTCCGGCAAACGGCCCATGCGTTAGGGATAGTTGGCACATACCTTAGTGGGGCTGGTCCAACAATTGTGACCCTGGGCCAGCGCGCTGATTTAGTAAGGCTGCAACAACAGTTACAACAGAATGCAACGCTAACTGGGCAGTATTACTTATTACCTATTGATGCGACTGGGGTTAAAATCAATAAATTTTAA
- a CDS encoding MarR family winged helix-turn-helix transcriptional regulator: MDIIKLGKFIGAIHRRFQTATNHELTLPGINASNANFLLLISEHDRITAKQLTNDLAINKGLVSREMTRLERDGYIARVPNNSDHRATWVSITPKGLAACETIRQIKQSLWDEVLADMPAADVEKFFNQLAALSERTKKFDHRQ; encoded by the coding sequence TTGGACATTATCAAACTCGGAAAATTCATTGGTGCAATCCACCGTCGCTTTCAGACGGCCACAAATCATGAACTGACGCTCCCTGGAATCAACGCTAGTAATGCAAATTTTCTCCTCTTAATCAGTGAACATGATCGGATTACCGCCAAACAACTTACAAATGACCTGGCCATTAATAAAGGCTTAGTCAGTCGAGAAATGACCCGGCTTGAAAGAGACGGCTATATCGCTAGAGTTCCCAACAATAGCGACCACCGAGCCACTTGGGTCAGCATTACACCAAAAGGACTGGCTGCCTGTGAAACAATCCGTCAAATCAAACAGTCTCTCTGGGACGAAGTTCTCGCAGATATGCCTGCTGCTGATGTTGAGAAATTTTTCAACCAATTAGCGGCCTTGAGCGAGCGAACAAAGAAATTTGATCATCGGCAATAA
- a CDS encoding mannose/fructose/sorbose PTS transporter subunit IIA, producing the protein MVSIIIASHGEFAKGIYQSGSMIFGEQENVQPVTLMPSEGPDDIKAKLEKAIASFDDQDQVLFLVDLWGGTPFNQVNGLFEEHKDKWAIVAGLNLPMLIEAYASRLSMDSAHEIATHIIETAKDGVKVRPEALAPKETKAAAPVANAGGRPGKFDYVLARIDSRLLHGQVATAWSKTVNPTRIIVVSDNVAKDNLRTQMIIQAAPNGVKAHVVPIDQMIKLAKDDKHFGGQKALLLFETPQDALKAIKGGVPLDTLNIGSMAHSVGKVQPNKVLAFNQDDIDTYHELEKMGIKMDVRKVPTDGQDNLDRIMDKAEKLLKEQANS; encoded by the coding sequence ATGGTAAGCATTATCATTGCTAGTCATGGCGAATTTGCCAAAGGCATTTATCAATCTGGTTCAATGATTTTCGGCGAACAAGAAAACGTTCAACCCGTTACGTTGATGCCTAGCGAGGGCCCTGATGATATTAAGGCTAAGTTGGAAAAAGCAATTGCTTCTTTCGATGATCAAGACCAAGTCTTATTCCTAGTCGATCTTTGGGGTGGCACACCTTTCAATCAGGTCAATGGCTTGTTTGAAGAGCATAAGGACAAATGGGCAATTGTTGCTGGTTTGAACTTGCCAATGTTAATTGAAGCCTATGCATCACGGCTTTCAATGGACTCAGCTCATGAAATTGCAACTCATATCATTGAGACTGCAAAGGATGGGGTTAAGGTTCGACCAGAAGCATTGGCACCTAAGGAAACTAAGGCGGCTGCACCAGTAGCTAATGCCGGTGGTCGTCCTGGTAAGTTCGATTACGTGCTTGCTCGGATTGATTCACGATTACTACATGGTCAAGTTGCAACGGCCTGGAGTAAAACAGTTAATCCTACTCGGATTATCGTTGTTTCTGATAACGTTGCCAAAGACAACTTACGGACTCAAATGATTATCCAAGCAGCGCCAAATGGGGTTAAAGCTCACGTGGTTCCAATTGATCAAATGATTAAGTTGGCTAAAGATGACAAACATTTCGGTGGTCAAAAAGCCTTACTATTATTTGAAACACCTCAAGATGCTTTGAAAGCAATCAAGGGTGGCGTACCGTTGGATACCTTAAACATTGGTTCCATGGCACATTCAGTTGGTAAAGTTCAACCTAATAAGGTTTTAGCTTTTAACCAAGACGATATCGATACTTACCATGAATTGGAAAAGATGGGCATCAAGATGGATGTTCGTAAGGTTCCAACTGATGGTCAAGATAACTTGGATCGTATCATGGATAAAGCTGAAAAACTATTGAAAGAACAAGCAAATAGTTAG